The following coding sequences are from one Halomonas sp. HAL1 window:
- a CDS encoding NUDIX hydrolase, with the protein MNFCSHCGDKVRFAVPEGDDRPRYLCDACGTIHYQNPRIVAGTLPVSGSKVLLCKRAISPRKGYWTLPAGYMENAESTQQAAARETREEACAEVKLANLYTLIDLPHINQVYMIFRAELIGGFSAGPESLEVALFEEHEIPWDELAFTTIERTLRHFYADRPHNEFPLHISMVTPEDRERYFGSA; encoded by the coding sequence ATGAACTTTTGTAGCCACTGTGGTGATAAGGTGCGTTTTGCAGTCCCCGAAGGCGATGATCGCCCACGCTACCTGTGCGATGCCTGCGGGACGATTCACTATCAGAATCCACGTATTGTGGCCGGCACGCTGCCCGTTAGCGGTAGCAAGGTATTGCTCTGTAAGCGTGCAATTTCACCGCGCAAAGGCTACTGGACGCTGCCTGCTGGCTATATGGAAAACGCTGAATCAACCCAGCAGGCTGCCGCCAGAGAGACCCGCGAAGAGGCCTGTGCCGAGGTCAAACTGGCCAACCTCTATACCCTGATTGATTTACCGCATATCAATCAGGTTTATATGATTTTTCGTGCCGAATTAATCGGCGGCTTCAGCGCCGGACCGGAAAGCCTGGAAGTTGCGCTATTTGAGGAACACGAAATTCCCTGGGATGAACTGGCCTTTACGACCATTGAGCGCACGCTACGGCACTTCTACGCTGACCGCCCCCATAACGAGTTTCCGCTGCATATCAGCATGGTGACGCCTGAAGATCGGGAACGCTATTTTGGCAGTGCATAA
- a CDS encoding NIF3 1: MYKLAFFVPVEDADSVKQAVFEAGAGRMGAYESVCFQTRGTGQFRPTEGAHPHIGSVGSLEKVEEFKVELVCDDAHIHGAIEALKLAHPYEEVAYDVWQLADL; this comes from the coding sequence ATGTACAAATTGGCTTTTTTTGTTCCCGTGGAAGATGCCGACAGCGTTAAGCAAGCCGTGTTTGAAGCTGGTGCCGGGCGTATGGGTGCGTACGAGAGTGTCTGTTTTCAAACCCGTGGTACGGGGCAGTTTCGCCCGACCGAAGGTGCCCACCCGCACATTGGTTCGGTGGGCAGCCTAGAAAAAGTCGAAGAGTTCAAAGTGGAACTAGTCTGTGATGACGCACACATCCATGGTGCTATCGAGGCCTTGAAACTTGCCCATCCCTACGAAGAAGTCGCTTATGATGTGTGGCAATTAGCCGATCTATAG
- a CDS encoding helix-turn-helix transcriptional regulator: METSNVIESFSALAQETRLAVFRLLVRQEPDGLAAGELARQLSVPHATMSAHLSVLSRAGLVVSRRQGRSIIYRANLNHMQEAIRFLVRDCCAGHPEVCGPLAESLIGYTPNQDKE; encoded by the coding sequence ATGGAAACATCAAACGTAATCGAGAGCTTTTCCGCTCTTGCCCAGGAGACACGCCTGGCGGTCTTTCGCCTGCTGGTACGCCAGGAACCGGATGGGCTCGCCGCCGGCGAGCTCGCACGGCAGCTATCGGTGCCCCATGCCACGATGTCGGCGCACCTGTCTGTGCTGTCGCGGGCAGGTCTGGTGGTATCCCGTCGTCAGGGGCGCTCGATCATCTATCGGGCGAATCTAAACCACATGCAGGAAGCCATCCGCTTCCTGGTGCGCGACTGCTGCGCGGGGCATCCGGAGGTGTGTGGCCCCTTAGCGGAGTCCCTGATCGGTTACACTCCGAATCAAGATAAGGAATGA
- a CDS encoding arsenate reductase ArsC: MRLRRVLFLCNANSARSLMGEALLRHLAGDRFEAFSAGSEPDRPHEITLATLSKLGIDTQGLASKSLGDFAGEHFDSVIVLCDKAQQACRDWQGSSDEYLYWDIRDPRLIERWDAYEQALAEIRHRLLLWLEIQERDDIER, translated from the coding sequence ATGAGACTGCGACGTGTTCTGTTCCTGTGCAATGCCAACTCGGCCAGGTCCCTGATGGGCGAAGCCCTGTTACGTCACCTGGCGGGAGACCGCTTTGAGGCGTTCAGCGCTGGTTCCGAGCCGGATCGCCCCCATGAGATCACCTTGGCTACCTTGAGCAAGCTAGGTATCGACACTCAGGGGCTCGCCAGCAAGTCCCTGGGCGATTTCGCCGGTGAGCATTTCGATTCGGTGATCGTGCTTTGTGACAAGGCCCAGCAGGCATGCCGTGACTGGCAGGGCAGCAGTGATGAGTATCTCTACTGGGATATCCGCGATCCTCGCCTTATCGAGCGGTGGGATGCCTACGAGCAGGCGCTGGCCGAAATCCGTCATCGGCTATTGCTCTGGCTGGAGATCCAGGAGCGCGACGACATCGAGCGCTGA
- a CDS encoding ISL3 family transposase has translation MTHFSDNILHLPEYHVLGTKVEEHDLHYQIEAPEPLACEECGVENEFVRFGKRDVAYRDLPIHGKRVTLWVVRRRYTCRACGKTFRPTLPEMVDTHRMTRRLYSHVEKEAFNHPYAYVADTTGLDEKTIREIFKKKAEFLAIWHRFETPRCLGIDELYLNRRYRCILTNLEERTLLDLLPGRQQDAVTKRLMSMTERDKVEIVSMDMWKPYRRAVQAVLPQARIVVDKFHVVRMANEALEKVRKGLRKELTANQRRTLKGDRKILLKRAHDVSDRERLIMETWTGAFPQLLAAYEHKERFYHIWGCATRRDAEKALAAWVDGIPQGQKEVWKDLVSAVSGWREEVLTYFETDIPITNAFTESINRLAKDKNRDGRGYSFEVMRARMLYTTKHKKKTPQTKESPFLGKATMTYSMGLPEAEKNYGVDLSTFWED, from the coding sequence ATGACGCACTTTTCTGACAACATTCTCCACCTGCCGGAATACCACGTCCTGGGCACCAAGGTGGAAGAGCATGATCTCCACTACCAGATCGAAGCTCCTGAGCCTCTAGCTTGCGAGGAATGCGGCGTTGAGAATGAGTTTGTCAGGTTCGGCAAGCGCGATGTGGCCTATCGTGACCTACCCATCCACGGCAAGCGGGTCACCCTCTGGGTGGTCCGTCGCCGGTACACATGTCGAGCCTGCGGAAAGACATTCCGTCCGACGCTCCCCGAGATGGTGGACACTCATCGCATGACGCGGAGGCTTTACAGCCATGTTGAAAAGGAGGCCTTCAACCACCCCTACGCCTATGTAGCCGATACCACGGGCCTCGATGAGAAGACCATACGCGAAATCTTCAAGAAAAAGGCTGAGTTCCTGGCGATTTGGCACCGCTTCGAGACTCCTCGTTGCCTGGGCATCGACGAGCTGTACCTGAATCGCCGCTACCGCTGCATCCTGACCAACTTGGAGGAGCGTACTCTGTTAGACCTGCTGCCCGGTCGTCAGCAGGACGCGGTGACGAAGCGGCTCATGAGCATGACTGAGCGCGACAAGGTCGAGATCGTCAGCATGGACATGTGGAAGCCCTACCGCCGTGCCGTTCAGGCGGTGCTGCCACAGGCCCGCATTGTGGTCGATAAGTTCCATGTGGTGCGTATGGCCAACGAAGCCCTGGAGAAGGTCCGCAAGGGGCTCAGGAAGGAGTTGACGGCCAACCAGCGACGAACCCTTAAGGGCGACCGGAAGATCCTGCTGAAGCGGGCTCACGACGTCTCAGACCGCGAGCGTCTCATCATGGAAACCTGGACAGGGGCCTTCCCCCAGCTCCTGGCAGCCTATGAGCACAAGGAGCGGTTCTACCACATCTGGGGCTGTGCCACCCGGCGGGATGCTGAGAAGGCGTTGGCTGCCTGGGTTGACGGCATCCCGCAGGGGCAGAAGGAGGTCTGGAAGGATCTCGTTAGCGCCGTCAGTGGCTGGCGTGAGGAGGTGCTGACCTACTTCGAGACCGACATCCCAATCACCAACGCCTTCACGGAGTCGATCAACCGGCTGGCCAAGGACAAGAACCGCGATGGCCGGGGCTATTCATTCGAGGTGATGCGGGCCCGGATGCTCTACACCACCAAGCACAAGAAGAAGACGCCACAGACCAAGGAATCTCCGTTCCTGGGCAAGGCCACCATGACCTACAGCATGGGTCTCCCCGAGGCCGAGAAGAACTACGGCGTCGATCTATCAACCTTCTGGGAGGATTAA
- a CDS encoding sugar ABC transporter substrate-binding protein yields MRLARHLPVTTLAAAIAISSHAQAQTEITVATVNNNDMVIMQSLTEAFEEAHPDITLDWVVLEENVLRQRMTTDIATGGGQFDVMTIGTYEVPIWAERGWLSPLDNLPDNYNEDDLLASVRDGLSLDGTLHALPFYAESSMMYYRQDLFDKAGIEMTEQPTWEEVREWAGELHGSEEGLAGICLRGKPGWGENMAFITTLVNTYGGRWFDEEWNPELNSEPWTNAVQFYVDLLNDYGPPGASSNGFNENLALFARGNCAMWVDATSAAGKLFDENESDVADSLGFAPAPIAETPKGSHWLWSWALAIPASSEKQEAALEFITWATSEDYIELVGETEGWTSVPPGTRESTYANEQYTEAAPFADFVLKAIQETDPNDSTLEPNPYVGVQTVNIPEFQSIGTQVGQTIAAALTGDTTVEQALDNAQRATERTMQRAGYIER; encoded by the coding sequence ATGCGACTCGCACGTCACTTGCCCGTCACCACGCTAGCGGCCGCCATTGCCATATCGAGCCATGCCCAGGCGCAAACCGAAATCACCGTGGCCACGGTTAACAACAACGATATGGTGATTATGCAGAGCCTCACCGAGGCTTTTGAAGAAGCTCACCCCGACATCACCTTGGATTGGGTGGTGCTTGAGGAGAACGTTCTGCGTCAACGCATGACCACCGATATTGCCACTGGTGGCGGCCAATTTGACGTCATGACCATCGGTACTTACGAAGTGCCCATCTGGGCAGAGCGCGGCTGGCTGTCACCACTGGATAATCTACCCGACAACTACAACGAAGACGACCTGCTCGCCTCAGTGCGCGATGGCTTGAGTCTGGATGGTACGCTTCACGCGCTGCCGTTTTACGCCGAAAGCTCGATGATGTACTACCGCCAGGATCTGTTTGATAAAGCGGGTATTGAGATGACCGAACAGCCCACCTGGGAAGAGGTGCGTGAGTGGGCGGGCGAATTGCACGGCAGCGAAGAAGGGCTGGCTGGCATCTGCCTGCGCGGCAAGCCGGGCTGGGGCGAGAACATGGCTTTCATCACCACGCTCGTGAACACCTACGGTGGTCGCTGGTTCGATGAAGAGTGGAATCCAGAGCTTAACTCCGAGCCATGGACGAACGCTGTCCAGTTCTATGTCGACCTGCTGAATGATTACGGCCCGCCAGGGGCAAGCTCTAACGGCTTTAACGAAAATCTGGCGCTGTTCGCACGCGGTAACTGTGCAATGTGGGTAGATGCCACTTCAGCCGCTGGCAAACTGTTCGACGAAAATGAGTCCGATGTAGCAGACAGCTTAGGTTTTGCACCAGCACCGATAGCAGAAACCCCCAAAGGCTCACACTGGTTATGGTCTTGGGCGCTCGCGATTCCGGCCTCTTCCGAAAAACAGGAAGCAGCGCTTGAGTTCATTACCTGGGCCACCTCAGAAGACTACATTGAGCTGGTGGGTGAAACGGAAGGCTGGACCAGCGTTCCCCCGGGCACTCGTGAGTCTACTTACGCGAACGAGCAGTACACCGAAGCGGCACCTTTTGCTGATTTCGTTTTAAAGGCCATTCAAGAAACCGACCCGAATGACTCAACCCTAGAACCCAACCCCTACGTTGGCGTACAGACGGTCAACATCCCCGAGTTCCAGTCCATCGGTACTCAGGTCGGTCAGACTATCGCCGCTGCGTTAACCGGCGACACGACGGTAGAGCAGGCGCTAGATAACGCCCAGCGTGCCACTGAACGCACGATGCAGCGGGCGGGCTACATCGAACGCTAA
- a CDS encoding carbohydrate ABC transporter permease: MTKTRASGRTVGGLRTLALQAPAVTLLLLWMIVPLGMTLWFSFQYYNLLMPDMTGFAGVENYEYLLTDPALWKAMGNTLLLVGWVLVITVVGGTLLAVLFQQEFAGRGIARVLAISPFFIMPTVSALVWKNMMMHPSNGVLSWLFESVGLPALDWFSALPLTSIVIIVAWQWLPFALLILLTAMQSLDEDQVEAARMDGAGPVAIFFFITLPHLRRAISVVIMIEMIFLLTIFAEIFVTTSGGPGLATTNLAYLIYIRALLDFDVGTASAGGVIAIILANIVAIFLVRMVAKNLED, from the coding sequence ATGACTAAAACCCGTGCTTCCGGCCGTACTGTTGGCGGGCTGAGAACGCTTGCACTTCAAGCCCCAGCCGTGACGCTACTGTTGCTCTGGATGATTGTGCCGTTAGGCATGACGCTATGGTTCTCCTTTCAGTACTACAACCTGCTAATGCCCGACATGACCGGCTTTGCCGGGGTGGAAAACTATGAATATCTGTTAACCGACCCCGCGCTATGGAAAGCCATGGGCAATACGCTGCTGTTGGTGGGTTGGGTGCTGGTGATTACCGTTGTGGGTGGCACGCTGTTAGCCGTGCTGTTTCAACAAGAGTTTGCGGGTCGTGGTATTGCTCGTGTACTGGCAATTTCACCGTTCTTTATCATGCCCACCGTCAGCGCACTGGTGTGGAAAAATATGATGATGCACCCGTCAAACGGGGTGCTGTCTTGGCTGTTTGAGTCCGTTGGGCTGCCTGCATTGGACTGGTTCTCTGCATTACCGCTGACCTCCATTGTGATCATCGTCGCGTGGCAATGGCTGCCCTTTGCACTGTTGATTCTTCTGACGGCGATGCAGTCGCTGGATGAAGATCAAGTCGAAGCCGCCCGCATGGATGGCGCGGGCCCTGTCGCCATCTTCTTCTTTATTACCCTGCCGCATTTAAGGCGCGCGATCAGCGTGGTGATCATGATTGAAATGATCTTCCTGCTGACTATTTTCGCGGAAATTTTTGTGACGACGTCGGGGGGGCCTGGTTTAGCGACGACGAATCTGGCCTATCTGATTTACATCCGTGCGCTACTTGATTTTGACGTGGGCACTGCGTCCGCCGGTGGGGTGATCGCGATCATCCTGGCCAATATCGTGGCGATCTTCCTGGTCCGTATGGTGGCCAAAAACCTGGAAGACTAG
- a CDS encoding carbohydrate ABC transporter permease, which translates to MITVLGWSVALVIFFPIFWMILTGFKTETAAIADPTLIFSPTLESYQEVQERSGYARFALNSVAVAFGSTFFALLIAIPCAYAMAFLPTKRTKGTLLWMLSTKMLPSVGVLVPIYLIFRDVGLLDTRTGLIIVYTLMNLPIVVWMLYTFFKDMPKDILEAGRMDGASTLQEVMFLLLPLTLPGIASTGLLSVILSWNEAFWSLNLTTSNAAPLTAYIASFSSPEGLFWAKLSAASTMAIAPILILGWMTQKQMVRGLTFGAVK; encoded by the coding sequence ATGATAACGGTGCTGGGCTGGTCGGTCGCCCTGGTCATCTTCTTTCCGATTTTCTGGATGATATTGACCGGGTTTAAAACGGAAACGGCGGCGATCGCCGACCCAACGCTGATTTTTTCGCCCACTCTGGAAAGTTACCAAGAGGTACAGGAGCGCTCGGGCTATGCGCGGTTTGCGCTCAATAGCGTTGCGGTAGCCTTTGGCTCTACCTTCTTCGCGCTGTTAATTGCTATTCCCTGCGCCTACGCCATGGCTTTTTTGCCGACTAAACGTACCAAGGGCACGCTGCTATGGATGCTCTCCACCAAAATGCTGCCCTCTGTGGGCGTACTGGTGCCGATATATCTGATTTTTCGCGATGTTGGCCTGCTCGATACCCGAACGGGGCTGATCATCGTCTACACCCTAATGAACCTGCCGATTGTGGTGTGGATGCTTTACACCTTCTTCAAGGATATGCCCAAGGACATTCTTGAAGCAGGGCGTATGGATGGCGCTTCGACACTTCAGGAGGTGATGTTTCTATTGCTGCCGCTGACGCTGCCGGGCATCGCTTCAACGGGCTTGCTATCGGTGATTTTGAGTTGGAACGAGGCGTTCTGGAGTCTCAACCTGACCACCTCAAATGCCGCCCCGTTAACCGCTTACATCGCCTCATTCTCAAGCCCTGAGGGGCTGTTCTGGGCCAAACTATCTGCCGCTTCCACCATGGCGATTGCGCCTATTTTGATACTTGGTTGGATGACGCAAAAACAAATGGTACGTGGCCTGACCTTTGGCGCCGTCAAGTAA
- a CDS encoding ABC transporter ATP-binding protein, whose product MATLQLHNITKRFGDTEVIKGIDLEVNDREFVVFVGPSGCGKSTLMRMIAGLESATDGDILIDGQRINDVGPADRGLAMVFQSYALYPHMTVEGNMGFSMRLAGVPKEERRAKVLEAAKILQLEPLLDRKPKALSGGQRQRVAIGRAIVRNPSIFLFDEPLSNLDAALRVQMRIELARLHDELDATMIYVTHDQIEAMTMADKIVVLHDGVVEQVGSPMALYHHPCNRFVAGFIGSPKMNFLPVTLTGVTSDGVAIRLPGGGERSVPVDGQHLASNATLELGVRPEHLVLDEQGPLSGEIKVLERLGGQTSLYVQMDDELITIMADGDVAYRVNDTVHFGFAPERAHLFDANGLALPSLEQHPLAGLTRQDNRAPGSPSEEPA is encoded by the coding sequence ATGGCAACACTACAACTGCACAATATTACCAAGCGTTTTGGCGACACCGAGGTGATCAAGGGCATCGATCTCGAGGTGAATGACCGCGAGTTTGTCGTCTTCGTTGGTCCTTCTGGCTGTGGTAAATCGACCCTGATGCGCATGATCGCCGGGCTGGAGAGCGCTACCGACGGCGATATTTTGATCGACGGACAGCGTATCAATGACGTTGGCCCAGCGGACCGCGGCCTCGCCATGGTATTTCAGAGCTACGCGCTTTACCCACATATGACGGTAGAAGGCAATATGGGCTTCAGCATGCGCTTGGCGGGGGTTCCCAAAGAGGAGCGCCGTGCCAAGGTGCTGGAAGCGGCCAAGATTCTGCAGCTAGAGCCGCTGTTAGACCGTAAGCCCAAAGCGCTCTCCGGCGGTCAGCGCCAGCGGGTGGCTATTGGCCGTGCGATTGTGCGTAACCCCAGCATCTTCCTGTTCGACGAACCGCTCTCCAACCTGGATGCCGCGCTGCGTGTGCAGATGCGCATCGAATTGGCGCGGCTTCATGATGAGCTGGACGCCACCATGATCTACGTGACCCACGATCAGATCGAAGCGATGACCATGGCGGACAAGATCGTTGTGCTCCACGACGGGGTAGTAGAGCAAGTGGGGTCGCCGATGGCGCTCTATCATCACCCCTGCAATCGCTTTGTGGCGGGGTTTATTGGCTCACCGAAAATGAACTTCCTGCCGGTAACGCTGACCGGCGTAACGTCTGACGGGGTGGCTATTCGCTTGCCCGGTGGCGGTGAGCGCAGCGTTCCTGTCGACGGCCAGCATCTGGCGTCCAACGCCACGCTTGAACTAGGCGTTCGTCCAGAACACTTGGTGCTTGATGAACAGGGGCCGCTGAGCGGTGAAATCAAGGTGTTGGAGCGCCTCGGCGGCCAAACTTCACTCTATGTTCAGATGGATGACGAACTCATCACCATCATGGCCGATGGCGATGTGGCCTACCGGGTCAACGATACGGTCCATTTCGGCTTCGCCCCCGAGCGCGCCCACTTGTTTGATGCTAACGGGCTAGCCTTACCAAGCCTGGAGCAGCACCCGCTAGCAGGGCTGACCCGCCAAGATAACCGTGCCCCTGGCTCGCCTTCTGAGGAGCCTGCATGA
- a CDS encoding HAD family phosphatase, protein MRTLIFDCDGVLVDSEAIAEGTLVTYLSRWLPDLNIDQALGQALGMTTAAILAHLEALSAHTLPLDATEQVDTAIEARLARELKAIEGADKAVRGIALEKAVVSNSRRSRVLASLANTRLAEAFGDVPIFTADQVANPKPDPALYQLAASQLGQVPRDCLVVEDSVAGVTAAHAAGMCVIGFVGASHVDAEQSARLTQAGAWRILEHMHGLAALVDEWQAHGASLPNANGVPTPRR, encoded by the coding sequence ATGAGGACGCTCATCTTTGACTGCGATGGCGTGCTGGTCGACAGCGAAGCCATCGCGGAAGGCACGCTGGTGACGTACCTCTCCCGTTGGCTGCCTGACCTGAATATCGACCAGGCGCTGGGCCAGGCCTTGGGAATGACCACGGCGGCTATTCTTGCGCATCTCGAAGCGTTAAGTGCCCACACACTGCCGCTTGATGCCACCGAACAGGTGGATACTGCCATTGAGGCGCGCCTTGCGCGGGAACTGAAAGCGATAGAGGGGGCGGATAAGGCCGTTCGCGGCATTGCGTTGGAAAAAGCGGTAGTTTCCAACAGTCGGCGCAGCCGCGTACTGGCGTCATTGGCGAATACGCGGTTGGCAGAAGCCTTTGGCGACGTGCCTATCTTTACTGCTGATCAGGTGGCCAATCCCAAACCTGACCCCGCGCTCTACCAATTGGCCGCCTCCCAGTTAGGCCAAGTGCCACGAGACTGCCTGGTGGTGGAAGACAGCGTTGCTGGCGTGACTGCCGCCCATGCCGCAGGCATGTGCGTGATCGGTTTTGTCGGTGCAAGCCACGTGGATGCTGAACAGTCGGCGCGCCTTACCCAGGCCGGTGCCTGGCGCATTTTAGAGCATATGCACGGCTTGGCAGCGTTGGTGGACGAATGGCAGGCGCATGGCGCCAGCTTGCCAAATGCTAACGGTGTGCCCACTCCTCGGAGATAG
- a CDS encoding L-iditol 2-dehydrogenase: MKLIDKTAVITGGARGIGLAIAQRYLSEGASVVVADIDRGAIDDAVATLQQLGLAEKVMGVALNVCDQSSIDAMVEAVTQRFGGIDILVNNAAVFDMAPVLEVTEASFDKQFAVNTKGMFFTLQAVARSMVARGQGGKIINIASQAGRRGEALVSVYCASKSAVISLTQSCGLDLIKHGINVNGIAPGVVDTPMWEEVDALFARYENRPLGEKKRLVGEAVPFGRMGLPEEHTGAAVFLASQDSDYVVAQTLNVDGGNWMS; encoded by the coding sequence ATGAAACTGATCGATAAAACCGCGGTGATTACCGGTGGCGCTCGCGGCATCGGCCTGGCCATTGCCCAGCGCTACCTTTCAGAAGGCGCGAGTGTCGTGGTGGCCGATATTGACCGTGGCGCCATCGACGATGCCGTGGCGACACTGCAGCAGCTGGGGCTCGCCGAGAAAGTAATGGGGGTGGCACTAAATGTCTGCGATCAAAGCTCGATTGACGCCATGGTAGAAGCGGTGACGCAGCGCTTCGGCGGTATCGATATTTTGGTCAATAACGCCGCAGTATTTGATATGGCGCCCGTGCTTGAGGTGACCGAGGCGAGCTTCGACAAGCAGTTCGCGGTCAATACCAAGGGCATGTTTTTTACTCTACAGGCGGTTGCCCGTTCCATGGTAGCCCGTGGTCAAGGCGGGAAAATTATCAATATAGCCTCCCAGGCAGGTCGCCGTGGTGAAGCCCTGGTGAGTGTTTACTGCGCCAGCAAGTCGGCCGTCATCAGCCTCACACAATCCTGCGGGTTGGACCTGATCAAACATGGCATCAACGTCAACGGCATCGCTCCCGGCGTGGTGGATACGCCGATGTGGGAGGAGGTCGACGCACTATTTGCCCGTTATGAGAACCGTCCGCTTGGCGAGAAGAAACGTCTGGTAGGCGAAGCGGTTCCATTTGGGCGCATGGGTCTGCCGGAAGAGCATACCGGCGCAGCGGTTTTTCTGGCCAGCCAGGACAGCGATTACGTGGTCGCCCAGACACTCAATGTCGATGGCGGCAACTGGATGAGCTGA
- a CDS encoding fructose transporter, with protein MTPDLDALAQQIIRAADGASRYLVALAGPPGAGKSYRSAQLCDAINQRLPGQAGLVPMDGYHFDNAVLGEQQVPVKGAPHTFDAEGLRCDLERIRQAVHPVAVPVFDRPLDLARAGGRLITLEQRIVIVEGNYLLLDRSPWRELRPLFDWTLFLDVDDDVLVERLIQRWLEMGQDRAGALERTHHEDMLNAQLVKRCCLTPDQRWR; from the coding sequence ATGACGCCTGATCTTGATGCCTTAGCACAACAGATTATTCGCGCCGCTGACGGTGCATCGCGCTACTTGGTAGCGCTAGCAGGGCCGCCGGGGGCAGGGAAATCCTATCGCAGCGCCCAGCTCTGCGATGCCATTAATCAGCGCTTGCCGGGCCAAGCCGGTCTGGTGCCTATGGACGGCTACCACTTCGATAACGCCGTGCTGGGCGAGCAGCAGGTGCCGGTAAAGGGCGCGCCCCACACATTCGATGCGGAGGGGCTGCGCTGCGATCTCGAACGCATCCGCCAAGCCGTTCACCCGGTAGCGGTACCGGTCTTTGATCGCCCGCTGGATCTCGCCCGTGCGGGTGGGCGCCTGATCACTCTTGAGCAGCGCATCGTGATCGTCGAGGGCAACTATCTGCTGCTGGATCGCTCTCCCTGGCGCGAACTGCGTCCGCTATTTGATTGGACGCTATTTCTAGACGTCGATGACGACGTACTGGTTGAGCGGCTGATCCAGCGCTGGCTTGAGATGGGCCAGGACCGCGCCGGGGCGCTGGAGCGTACCCACCACGAAGACATGCTCAACGCGCAATTGGTAAAACGCTGCTGTTTAACGCCTGACCAGCGCTGGCGCTAG